A region of Candidatus Sysuiplasma acidicola DNA encodes the following proteins:
- a CDS encoding PKD domain-containing protein has product MESRALRKTMSILLVMILVVSSAAAIWAAASTTGVKPDQKTSAASPNGGTGSYIFDVQVLGTTNGAVFSPLSNANVFVTNTHHPSQSYKLNFSSSIGYYIYGAPTGSLAPGYYWVNASAPGYFTGTIQKPVRFNDTANVNSPITLYKIRSAGTAVTVTVNGASGGLKGAYVQFIENGLVYNNNFGEGNQVLYSGYTNKTGVLILTVNNTYNYTVVASINNSNSTYAQSDVFFAPSFATLTSPTPSTVTLTLPSAVDVYASIETSSGTVPSGITGYMLAYASTSTPIQTRLFSANVVSGFATFYVPAGSYVIAVNATGQATYLHNVTVPSAVSYPLGTITLPSKFSSSAPLSSTAISYSQASPNWRDLNITFNQTLDAGSAVNGLPYAYVPSARMQFALAFNNGYPEVNGSTVADALSAITNLGPEYTTTYNLWSVNSTTYLSNESTFGLHMPGFAASYVNSSSPLSIVSSDSYSALSSSLLANTSSYSGTFLAPFNSTEMQFISTIQLPPGFELSSNSTNVPSGDVVVTGYRTVTVYTTVTGTGYATVSMTIKSGEIPVVKAAAVTGTYSYAYMKSGVVQYYIIKSRTPINYTAQGSYDPSGGPLYYSWHWNNTNYSSSYTNASTTVVQHEYSINYTTPGVLINITLTATTVTGQKASTTISVRIANDTTLSAVITPVNGKLSSGRIYANQDVMFTVNGLKSKASISPGDNQGIIVSYNFTWGDGAKNYTVVSNTQSNLNASHSYSKAGNFTLNLTVTDEAGFTALTSMTVQVNKTLKPVVSFIVRNSKWVSAAGSVQENTTVHFNASATTDPNFNNSVLLFEWNFGDAHNITNSTTKGNASYEKYLNLTGAQGGMNVTHIYTAISSTPLTVNLTVVDPAGNKASYTYALAVTSQPRPDLRVINITFGPKSFVQGSAGKITVSIINIGNANATSPKVTLTAIASESGAKTKIGVITTFYNGTNKTAVSVIKANETVYGTIRWTPTTFGNFTVKAQTSATYQLISALDNSATQPISVSQSQLQVYALYAGIVIIIVGIIAAIALRRRMPKRGYDKGRDQRKGK; this is encoded by the coding sequence TTTCGATGTGCAGGTGCTCGGCACCACAAACGGCGCGGTCTTTTCACCGCTGTCCAACGCCAACGTGTTCGTGACAAACACACATCATCCGTCGCAGTCATACAAACTTAATTTCAGCAGCTCTATAGGGTATTACATATACGGTGCTCCTACAGGGAGTCTCGCACCCGGTTACTACTGGGTGAATGCATCCGCACCGGGATACTTCACAGGCACCATACAGAAGCCTGTAAGATTCAACGACACTGCAAATGTCAACAGTCCTATAACGCTCTATAAGATCAGGAGTGCGGGAACAGCTGTCACAGTCACAGTCAACGGTGCCAGCGGAGGACTCAAGGGCGCATATGTCCAGTTCATTGAAAACGGACTCGTTTATAACAACAACTTTGGTGAAGGAAACCAGGTCCTCTATTCCGGATACACTAACAAAACAGGCGTACTCATTCTTACCGTCAACAACACATACAATTACACTGTTGTAGCGAGCATCAACAACTCAAATTCCACCTATGCCCAGAGTGATGTATTTTTTGCTCCTTCGTTCGCGACTCTTACTTCGCCAACTCCCTCTACCGTTACACTCACCCTTCCGTCCGCAGTCGACGTCTACGCAAGCATAGAGACGAGCTCAGGGACGGTGCCGTCAGGCATCACCGGATACATGCTTGCATATGCAAGCACATCCACGCCAATCCAGACGAGGCTGTTTTCTGCGAATGTGGTGTCCGGCTTCGCAACATTTTATGTTCCAGCAGGAAGCTATGTTATTGCAGTTAATGCGACCGGCCAGGCAACGTACTTGCACAACGTGACTGTACCGTCTGCAGTTTCATACCCATTGGGAACAATAACTCTTCCGAGCAAGTTTTCTTCATCTGCACCTCTGTCCTCGACTGCCATTTCATACTCACAGGCGTCTCCGAACTGGCGCGATTTGAACATAACGTTCAATCAAACGCTGGATGCAGGAAGCGCCGTGAATGGTCTTCCATATGCGTATGTCCCGAGTGCCAGGATGCAGTTCGCGCTGGCATTCAACAACGGCTATCCGGAAGTCAACGGTTCGACTGTGGCTGACGCGCTGTCCGCTATCACGAATCTGGGACCCGAATACACGACAACTTACAATCTCTGGTCCGTCAACTCTACCACATACCTGAGTAACGAATCGACCTTCGGTCTTCATATGCCAGGCTTCGCAGCAAGCTATGTGAACAGTTCGTCACCGCTGTCCATAGTGTCCTCCGATTCCTATTCCGCGCTGTCGAGCAGTCTTCTCGCCAACACCTCTTCATATTCCGGCACTTTCCTGGCACCGTTCAACAGCACTGAGATGCAGTTCATCAGCACTATTCAACTGCCGCCCGGTTTCGAACTGTCGTCAAATTCAACCAATGTGCCAAGCGGCGATGTAGTGGTTACGGGCTATAGAACCGTCACGGTTTACACGACCGTCACGGGCACCGGCTATGCTACCGTCTCAATGACTATCAAATCCGGTGAGATACCCGTGGTGAAGGCCGCGGCAGTTACGGGAACGTATTCCTATGCGTACATGAAGAGCGGCGTTGTGCAGTACTACATCATCAAATCCAGGACACCTATCAACTACACTGCACAGGGTTCATATGACCCGTCCGGCGGTCCTCTCTACTACTCATGGCACTGGAACAACACGAATTACAGCTCTTCCTACACAAACGCGTCTACGACTGTCGTGCAGCACGAATATTCGATAAATTACACGACACCGGGCGTGCTGATTAACATTACACTGACAGCTACGACCGTAACGGGCCAGAAGGCGAGTACGACCATTTCAGTGAGGATTGCCAACGACACAACGCTCAGCGCTGTGATAACTCCTGTCAACGGCAAGCTGAGCTCCGGCAGAATCTATGCCAACCAGGACGTCATGTTCACAGTGAACGGGCTGAAGTCCAAGGCGTCGATAAGTCCGGGCGACAACCAGGGCATAATCGTCTCATACAACTTCACCTGGGGAGACGGAGCGAAAAACTATACCGTGGTCTCCAACACCCAGTCAAATCTCAATGCATCGCACTCATATTCAAAGGCAGGCAACTTCACGCTCAACCTGACTGTCACAGATGAGGCCGGATTTACTGCACTCACAAGCATGACTGTCCAGGTCAACAAGACACTGAAACCGGTCGTATCGTTCATCGTGCGCAACAGCAAGTGGGTTTCCGCTGCAGGCAGTGTTCAGGAAAACACTACAGTGCACTTCAACGCTTCAGCCACTACAGATCCGAATTTCAACAATTCCGTGCTTCTGTTCGAATGGAACTTCGGCGATGCCCACAACATAACCAATTCGACGACAAAGGGCAATGCCTCTTACGAAAAATACCTCAACCTGACTGGAGCACAGGGTGGAATGAATGTTACGCACATTTACACTGCAATTAGCAGCACTCCGCTCACCGTTAATCTGACAGTCGTGGACCCGGCAGGCAACAAGGCCAGCTACACCTATGCGCTTGCCGTCACATCTCAGCCCAGACCTGATCTGCGCGTCATCAACATAACCTTCGGTCCGAAGTCATTCGTACAGGGAAGTGCAGGCAAGATCACAGTTTCTATCATCAACATAGGCAACGCCAATGCGACATCCCCCAAGGTGACACTCACCGCCATAGCATCGGAAAGCGGCGCCAAGACAAAGATTGGTGTGATTACAACATTCTACAACGGCACGAACAAGACGGCGGTATCTGTCATAAAAGCAAATGAGACCGTTTACGGCACAATCAGGTGGACGCCGACGACCTTCGGAAACTTCACGGTGAAGGCACAGACATCCGCAACGTACCAGCTAATATCCGCGCTGGACAACTCGGCCACGCAACCGATAAGCGTAAGCCAGTCACAGCTGCAGGTCTACGCGCTATATGCCGGCATAGTGATCATAATTGTGGGCATAATCGCTGCCATAGCACTGCGGAGAAGGATGCCGAAGAGAGGTTACGACAAGGGCAGGGATCAGCGCAAGGGCAAGTAA